The region CATCAGGAAGTTTTAGAAGTCTTATAGTATTCGCAATAGCAGATCTGCTTTTACCAATAACTTTAGATAAATCTTCCTGTGTCATACTATATTTTTCAATAAGTTCGTTATAAGCTGTTGCAAGCTCAATAGGATTTAGATCCTCTCGCTGTATGTTTTCAATCAGAGATAACTCCACACTTTCCAATTCTCCTATGTCATTCCTTATCACCACCGGAACTTCTTGAAGTCCCGCAATCTGTGCAGCTCTCCATCTTCTCTCTCCAGCAACTATCTCATAATATCCATCCCTTTCCCTAACTATTATTGGCTGTAAAATCCCCTTTTCTCTAATAGAATCAGCTAGCTCCCGCAAAGACCCCTCATTAAAAACCTTCCTAGGCTGAGATGGATTGGGCCTTATCTCGCTTATCTTTATATTTCTGATTTTTGACTTATCTTCGGCTAAGTCAAAATCTTCCAAAAGAGCTTTTATCCCCTTACCCAAACCTCTTTCTTTCATAATCACCCCCTACTTACCATGATTTGATATTAATTCCTCAGCAATTCTCTGATAAGCAATAGCTCCAGGACAAGTAGGATCATACTCAAATATAGATTTCCCGTAACTTGGAGCTTCAGATAACCTAACATTCCTCGGAATAAAGGTATTATAAACCTTGTCCTTAAAAAATTCCTTCGCTTGCTCAGCTACATCCTTAGAAAGCTTAGTTCTGATATCATACATCGTAAGTAATACTCCTTCTATCTGTAAACTTGGATTTAATGACTTCTGGATTGCTTTTATGGTTTTCAAAAGATGAACAACCCCTTCCATTGCAAAAAACTCCGTCTGAAGTGGAATAAGAACGCTATCCGCTGCAACTAAACCATTTATCGTCAAAATACCTAGCGATGGAGGAGTGTCTATAAAAGTAAAGTCAAAGTAATCCATTACTTCAGAAACAAACTTCTTAAGACGACTCTCTTTATCCTCAAGCTTAAGAAGCTCTACTTGAGCTCCAGCTAATTGTAGATTCGCCGGTAGTAAAAATAGATTCTCATACTTTGAAGGAATAATAAGATCGTTAGGATCTTCTTGGTCTATCAAAGCTTCATAAGTTCCTCGCCTAGAAGAAGATAGCTCTACATCCAATCCTCTGCCCAAATTACCCTGAGGATCCATATCAATAGCTAACACCTTATACTTCTGCATTGCTATATAATGAGATAGGTTTATAACCGTTGTTGTCTTACCAACACCACCCTTCTGATTCGCTACCACTATACACCTACCCATACCACCACCTTCGGCACCCCTGAAGTATATGATAAAACAAAAGAAACCAAAAAACAAAATAAAAAATTGTGCTTTAATAAATCCTAATTTCCATCAGGTAAGTAGACAAGACTCTAAACTTTCCTTTTACTCTCCTTGCTTCTTGGAAGTATTCATCATTTAGGAAGCTTTTTCATATCAAGCTTCTTGAGTACTCATTGAGAAAGTATTTACCCAGTCCCATCAGGGACTGCGAGAAAAACAAAAACTGTTCCTAACTATTGAACTTTGGAATTTATTGATAGAACGTTCAATTCATTGACCTTCAGTAGCAAAAAACACAAAACTTAAAAAATTTCCTCATTTCCGATTAATTATAATATGAATGTTTTACCTTTACTATCATTAAATACCGTAAGCGAGTTTGCAATAAAACCAAGCCCCCAGAATGTTCTAGGCCCTAATAGTAAAAATAATGAAGATATACTATCTTCGGAGGATGGTTTTATTTCACTTCTGAAAGCAAAATCTACAGAACAAAAGCAAGAGGATAATCCTGAGAAGATTCAGAGTGGTAATAAACTTTCAGATCTTTCCTCAAGGTCTAAAGAACTGGGAACAAGAGGTGAAGAAAAAACTATAAACGAGAAAAATTCACCCATCACAGATCAAGAAAATTCTCAGCAAGACAATCCCCAAAAAGGTGATGTTTCCACAAAGAAGTCTCTGAGAAGCGATTCACTGCTTATGATAGGTAAAGATAAACAAACTTCCAATACTAGACAGAGCAACCAAAATCAAAAAACTAATTCCTCAGAATTTGCTATATCGGAACTCTCAAGGTCCTTTTCAAGAGGCTACAGCGGTAATGTTGAAATTTATCTAACACCCATATTAACTTCCATAATGGATATTTCCAAATACGTTTCTGAAATTCCACCAGAATTAAGAGAAAAGATAAGTGAGATAAGGCTAAAGCTACTGAATGGTAAAATATCTCTCAACGAAGTATATGCTGTGTTGGCGGATTTACGAAATCTAGTAAAAAGTCTAGCTGATTCTCAAAATAATCTCAAGAAACTAGAAAGTGAGCTATCTAATCTTCTACAAAACCTTAACAGTTCTTCTACAGGTTCTAGTGAGGCACAGATTAACAAGATTCCTTCAGAGCAAAATCCACTAAGAAACCAATTACATCCTAATGTAATAGTTAATGACTTTAGAACATTGATAAGTGAGAAAAAAGAAACTCAGAGGCAAGGAGAAAACAATATCTTCCAGCCGTTGCTTAGAACAGAAGTTAACATCAAAGCCAATCAGCAAGTTCTATCTTCAGGACAATCTAGTCTTGTAACACCTCAAAACAGCTTTTTTGTTCAATTTCAGACACTTTCTAATATCATGGACGAAGTTTCCGGAAGAATAGTGATAAACCTGAAAAATAACAGCAACGAGATGAAAATGACACTATTTCCTCCTGAACTAGGGAAAGTTTTTGTGA is a window of Brevinematia bacterium DNA encoding:
- a CDS encoding ParB/RepB/Spo0J family partition protein, whose product is MKERGLGKGIKALLEDFDLAEDKSKIRNIKISEIRPNPSQPRKVFNEGSLRELADSIREKGILQPIIVRERDGYYEIVAGERRWRAAQIAGLQEVPVVIRNDIGELESVELSLIENIQREDLNPIELATAYNELIEKYSMTQEDLSKVIGKSRSAIANTIRLLKLPDEVKDYIVKGVLSEGHGRALLSLEDEKEICQLAKECLEKGWSVRELEEVVNFRKKEKVFTEKVSRETKRDRETPRSQDVVNVEEDLIEALGTKVSVIGSIDRGRIIINYYSREDLERIYSKLLGKSDI
- a CDS encoding ParA family protein; the encoded protein is MGRCIVVANQKGGVGKTTTVINLSHYIAMQKYKVLAIDMDPQGNLGRGLDVELSSSRRGTYEALIDQEDPNDLIIPSKYENLFLLPANLQLAGAQVELLKLEDKESRLKKFVSEVMDYFDFTFIDTPPSLGILTINGLVAADSVLIPLQTEFFAMEGVVHLLKTIKAIQKSLNPSLQIEGVLLTMYDIRTKLSKDVAEQAKEFFKDKVYNTFIPRNVRLSEAPSYGKSIFEYDPTCPGAIAYQRIAEELISNHGK
- a CDS encoding flagellar hook-length control protein FliK — protein: MNVLPLLSLNTVSEFAIKPSPQNVLGPNSKNNEDILSSEDGFISLLKAKSTEQKQEDNPEKIQSGNKLSDLSSRSKELGTRGEEKTINEKNSPITDQENSQQDNPQKGDVSTKKSLRSDSLLMIGKDKQTSNTRQSNQNQKTNSSEFAISELSRSFSRGYSGNVEIYLTPILTSIMDISKYVSEIPPELREKISEIRLKLLNGKISLNEVYAVLADLRNLVKSLADSQNNLKKLESELSNLLQNLNSSSTGSSEAQINKIPSEQNPLRNQLHPNVIVNDFRTLISEKKETQRQGENNIFQPLLRTEVNIKANQQVLSSGQSSLVTPQNSFFVQFQTLSNIMDEVSGRIVINLKNNSNEMKMTLFPPELGKVFVKFENTAEGRLVGNIVVTTEKAFNLFQENLSVIKENLSNQGINVSDIKLSLDNLNLGNYGNFQQNDATTQEIPIVTFRIDKANKEYERISESYTFVKSHEGLINIYA